GAGGGGGCGGCCGCTGGCGTAGACGATCACGTCGCGCTCCTGCCCCTGGAAGGCGTCCACGGTGTTGACGACGACCTCCAGGTGCCGCAGGGAGAGGCCCTGCAGGGTGCGCCGCACCTCGCGCACGTGCGCCCGGTAGGCGCAGATCACGGCGACGGTCAGGGGCTGTGCGGGGGGCCGCCGCCGGGCGAGGTCGCCGTCGAGGCGCTCCAACAGCCGCCGGGCCCCCTGCGCCTGCTCCGGGTTGCGCCAGCTCGTGCCGTCCTTGACCGCCCGGCCCGGCAGGTCCAGCCAGAAGGCGCGGGCCTTGCCGCCCAGGCCGTCGGCGTTCAGGGTGCGGTCGCGCAGCGGCCCGGTCGCCAGCCGTCCCCCGTAGAACGCGCGGCTGACGATGGCGGCGATCGAGGGATGCATCCGGTACTGGGTGTCCAGGGTGTGGGTGAGCGCCTCGGGGAGCCCGGGCCTCGCGGCCCCGGGCACGCCGGTGAAGAGCTCCTCGAACAGCGAGCGCTTCACGTCCCGCTCGTCGTAGCCGGCGTCGCGCAGCTGCTCGCGCCGCAGGTCCTCGAGGTGAGGGGGGAGCTGCTTGTGGTCGCCGACGAGGATGACGCGCGTGCCGCGCAGCATCGCGACGAGCAACTCCGGCAGCGTGGCCCGGGCCGCCTCGTCCACGATCACCAGATCGAAGGCGTCGAGATCGTCGAGGCGCCGCAGCAGGCGCGGCAGGCGCATCAGGGTGGCCCCGTAGACGTTCACCGCGCGCAGGTACTCGTCCTCGACCGCCTGGGTCTTCACCTGCTGGCGCCACTCCCCCAGCGCGGGGTGACCCGCGGCGCGGCTGCGCACGCGGACCCCGTCCGCCCAGGCGGTGAACTCCGGGGACTGGGCCTCGGTGCGGTCGTCGCGGTAGGTCAGGAAGTCGCGGGGAAGCCGGACACGCCGGTCCCGGCGCAGCTCGTCGAGCCGGGTGAAGACGTTGGAGACCGCCGCGCGCGACTGGGAGGTGACCAGGATGCGCACCCGGGGGTTGCGGGCGATCTCGTGCAGGATCAGCTCGGTGATCGTGGTCGTCTTGCCCGCGCCAGGCGGGCCCTGCAGGGTAAACAGGTCGGGCGCGGCGAGCATCCGCCCGATCAGGGCCCCGACCTCGTCCGCGGGCTGCAGGTCCTGGTAGAGGGCCGCGACCGGGGTGGGGTCGCCTACCCCCGCGCGCGCGGGGTCGACGAGCACCCAGGGCAGGCGCGGGTTGGCGGCGCGTCCCTCGCGCAGGTCGCGCATCGCGCGGGTGGCGCGGTCGAGCAGCGTCTGGCGGCCCCAGTCGATCAGCTCAAGCTCGCCGTGGTCGGGCAGCTCCGCCCGGCGCTCGAGGGCGACCCGCAGGTCGTCACCGTCCCAGGCGGTGCCCCGGCCGACGGGGTGGCCGTCCCGGCGCAGCGAGACCTCGTCCGCCTCCCGGAAGGCGTCGCGCCAGGCGCGGCCCAGGGCCGGGCCGTCCTCGTCGTTCCAGCGGGTGGCGTGGGCGAGGCGCAGGGTCGCGTGGTCCCCGTCGCCCTCGTCGACGCGCTCGTAGCGGACGCGCAGGTGCAATCGCGCCTCGATCTCCTCGCGCTCGCGCCCGAGCACGAACTGCCCCACCTCGTAGCCCTGCCAGGCCTCCACCCGCTGGTCCAGCCGCTCGGGTGGGACGGCCGCGTCCAGGGTCTGCCAGATGTAGCGGCTGCTGGCGTGCTCGTCGAAGCGCACGCACAGCTCGCTGAGCTTGCCCACGTCGCGCGGATCGGGCTGGGCACGCTCCACGCCGGCCACGAACAGGTCGCCCGCGCGGTGGGCGGCGCGGCTGGGCAGCAGGTAGAGGCGCAGGTTCGGCGTGAACAGCTCGTAGCGGCGGGGCTTGTCGGGGGCGGGCGGCAGCTTGCGGCCGCGCAGGCGCCCGGAGAACTCCGCCTCGAAGGCCGTGGCGCTCATCCCCAGGACGCCCAGGGTCTCGCGCAGCTTCCCGTGGTGGAAGTCCAGGCCGTAGTCCTGCAGCAGCGGCAGCGCCAGGGCGTCCAGGGCCTTTTCAAGGGCGGCGACGGCCGCGACGCGCCGGGAGGGGTCGTCGGCGTCGAGTTCGGCGAGGGCGCCGAGGACCTCCCTGGACACCTCGTGGAGCGCCCCAGGCTCCTCCTGCCAGGTGAGCAGTTGCGGGACCAGGCGCTTCAGGGCCCGCAGATCGCCCCGCCGGGTAGGGAAGGGCCGCCCGGGCTCGGGGAGGCGCAGCATGGCCGCGCCCAGGCCGACCAGGCGGAGTTCCTGCCGGTCGGCGCTCAGCGTGAGGTGCGCGTGGTCGAGGTGGCCGTGCACCAGGCCGTGGGCGTGGGCCGCGCGCAGCGACCGGACCAGGCGCAGCGTCTGCTCGGCGCGCCACGCGCGAGCGGTGCCCGGCCGCTCGCGGAAGACCGAGTCTGCCGGGAAGCCGGTGGCGAGGGGGGCGTAGGTGAGTCGGGCCAGCCCGTCCTCGCCGATCTCGACGTCCTCAAGGTCGGCGAGGACGGGGGACGCCGCGGCGAGCAGGCGCTCGCGCAGCAGGTCCGCGGCGTGCTGGCGCAGCGGGCGGAGGGCGGGGGCACCGGGCAGCTCGATGAAGTGCCGGGTGGCGAGCTCGCGGGGGCGCTGCCCGACGGCCAGCAGGTAAGCGTCGGTGTGGCGGAGCTCGCGTTGGGTGGCGAAGCGGGGATGCGGCGTCGGTTCGATGGGAACCTCCCTGACCAGCAGGCGGCTGGCGCGGTCATGGGCGGACGTGCGGACGCGGGACGGTGCTTTCTCTCTCGGCTCCTTGAAGGTGGCGGAGGCAGGAGACTCATCTCCGGAGCCCGGTAGACCGGGCGCCTTCTACGCCAGTGGGCATCATGGCTCACGCTTCTAACCCTTGTCAAATGAAGCGGTGGGGTAGGCTATTTTGCCTGCAACAGAAAATGTCGCCCCACTACGGTAGAGGACACTCGAAGTGAACCTGGGGGCTGCCCTGCGATCCTGCTCCTCGGGGTGAGTCAGAAGGTGGGCCGCGGCGCAGGGCTCCCGCAGCACTTCTTGAACTTCCGCCCACTCCCGCAGGGGCAGGGCTGGTTGCGCCCCACCCGCGCCGCGCGGGGCAGGACCACGGCGGCGAGGCGTGACGCAAGGGGCTGCAGTTCGTCCGGGTCCGCTGCAGCGACGTCGGCTTGGGTCAGGAAGGTGGGCGTGACGCCAGCGACCTGTTGGGCGCCGTCGAGCGTCACGCGCAGGAGATGCCGTTCGGCATCTCCTGCGACGCGCATCGTCGCCAGGGCGTACTTCCGGCACTCGGCCGTGTCGTCGGACCCGGCGGGGCGCGCGAACAGCGTGAGGGGACGGTCGCCCCCGACACCCACCCCCGTGCGCCCCTGCGTCAGCGAGTGCAGCCGTCCCTCGAGCCCCGCCCGCACATCGAACGGGAGGTCGAGGAGGTACTTGCCCGCGCGGACGTGCTCCGGTGCGGTCGAGGCCGCGAGCGCGGTCACGATCTCGCCGAACAGCGGCGGCAGGTGCTGCCCGGGCCGGGCTGCGCCGGGCAGGCCGCGGTAGTACGCGTCGAAGTCGTCCGTGACGCCGGCGATGAAGATCCGGTCGGCCCGGGACTCGCGCGCGTACTTCCCGGCGTAACGGTTCTCGCGGAAGTACAGCGCGAGGTGGTGAAGCTCGTCGTGCACCTGCAACACCGGCACACGCTGCGCCGCTGCCCGCTGGTCGAGGAAGTGCAGGAACTGCACCGGGTGGGCGACGAGGTCGCGCGTGATCCACAGGTCGCCGAAGTTGACGATCCAGGCGGGGTGGTCCTGCCCGACCCGCAGCACCGTCTGCCCCTGCGGGTTCGCGGTGACGTCGCCCACGTAGTCGAGGGTGACTGCGACGACGTAAGGCCGGTCGAAGTCGGTCGCCTTCAGCGTGCCGATCGAATTGCGGTGCTGGTCTCGCAGGACGACCTCACCCGTGCGCGCCAACTCCTTCAAGAAGCGCGCCGCCTGGTCCACCGGGTCAGCGGTGACCCGGCCCATGGCGTTGAGGTAGCCGGAGAGCCTCTCACTCGGCGCGCGGTGCGACGCGCGGCCGCCCTTGACTTCGACGAGCACCAGGTGGCGGGCGTACAGGAGGTACCCGTCGGCCTCGGCGAAACGCGTCTCACCGCTCGCCTCGTCGAGGTACTCGTAGTAGTAGGCCCCCTGCCGGGTGGCGCCCGGCAGGAGCTCCTCCAGCACGTCGAGGGCGGCCTGCTCGGTGTCCTGTTGCTGCTGCTTTTCCCAGCGCTTCTCGAGCCCCTGATTCCCCCCGGTCACGGCCTCGCGCAGGTTGTGGTAGATGTGGTCGAAGAACGTCGCGGTCTCGAAGGCGTAGTAGCGTTTCCCCAACCTCAGGAATGGCCGCGACATGACGGGCAGCCGCTGGTCCGGCCACCCGGGATGGTTCCCGGAGAAGAACTCGGGCGCCTCTCCGGGGGCGAGCGCGAGGCGGGAGATCAGGGCTTCAGGCAGGCCG
The genomic region above belongs to Deinococcus aestuarii and contains:
- a CDS encoding DEAD/DEAH box helicase, which translates into the protein MHGHLDHAHLTLSADRQELRLVGLGAAMLRLPEPGRPFPTRRGDLRALKRLVPQLLTWQEEPGALHEVSREVLGALAELDADDPSRRVAAVAALEKALDALALPLLQDYGLDFHHGKLRETLGVLGMSATAFEAEFSGRLRGRKLPPAPDKPRRYELFTPNLRLYLLPSRAAHRAGDLFVAGVERAQPDPRDVGKLSELCVRFDEHASSRYIWQTLDAAVPPERLDQRVEAWQGYEVGQFVLGREREEIEARLHLRVRYERVDEGDGDHATLRLAHATRWNDEDGPALGRAWRDAFREADEVSLRRDGHPVGRGTAWDGDDLRVALERRAELPDHGELELIDWGRQTLLDRATRAMRDLREGRAANPRLPWVLVDPARAGVGDPTPVAALYQDLQPADEVGALIGRMLAAPDLFTLQGPPGAGKTTTITELILHEIARNPRVRILVTSQSRAAVSNVFTRLDELRRDRRVRLPRDFLTYRDDRTEAQSPEFTAWADGVRVRSRAAGHPALGEWRQQVKTQAVEDEYLRAVNVYGATLMRLPRLLRRLDDLDAFDLVIVDEAARATLPELLVAMLRGTRVILVGDHKQLPPHLEDLRREQLRDAGYDERDVKRSLFEELFTGVPGAARPGLPEALTHTLDTQYRMHPSIAAIVSRAFYGGRLATGPLRDRTLNADGLGGKARAFWLDLPGRAVKDGTSWRNPEQAQGARRLLERLDGDLARRRPPAQPLTVAVICAYRAHVREVRRTLQGLSLRHLEVVVNTVDAFQGQERDVIVYASGRPLTASPFVADPQRLNVAFSRAKRLLVVIGDREASLGSGQLRAVASLFPPLPAAYQQEVVRATPTRDRDDRQNEGPRTVLAVGGRRGAEPAGDAPAAGEGRPRRRGRRRPHGGRRPAGSGG
- a CDS encoding YecA family protein, coding for MARRKKKRPQPFNPETHHRWLAEQHGTVEREVQALVDRIADSVRAHAPLDLLAKCHLYMGGVRAGKLLESQAWTDDVVALRLPEYVQSVIVGTQPTGSAEIIGETFKELVGLVEKLYVKLTLEYAVTGTAARRQDMQKYSQPLDSLRTQQHMRWLAVRGQRYIQHDFEFLRRFLTGHSAQFERMFGMGAEEIVAGLEKLNASLSGGAFDDGTSGLREEWMRRYMAAVEEIGMREAAGDDGPYPTPEELADQISQELGVNPLTPPDPVVFTARATSGAPFDVLAVTGLPEALISRLALAPGEAPEFFSGNHPGWPDQRLPVMSRPFLRLGKRYYAFETATFFDHIYHNLREAVTGGNQGLEKRWEKQQQQDTEQAALDVLEELLPGATRQGAYYYEYLDEASGETRFAEADGYLLYARHLVLVEVKGGRASHRAPSERLSGYLNAMGRVTADPVDQAARFLKELARTGEVVLRDQHRNSIGTLKATDFDRPYVVAVTLDYVGDVTANPQGQTVLRVGQDHPAWIVNFGDLWITRDLVAHPVQFLHFLDQRAAAQRVPVLQVHDELHHLALYFRENRYAGKYARESRADRIFIAGVTDDFDAYYRGLPGAARPGQHLPPLFGEIVTALAASTAPEHVRAGKYLLDLPFDVRAGLEGRLHSLTQGRTGVGVGGDRPLTLFARPAGSDDTAECRKYALATMRVAGDAERHLLRVTLDGAQQVAGVTPTFLTQADVAAADPDELQPLASRLAAVVLPRAARVGRNQPCPCGSGRKFKKCCGSPAPRPTF